Part of the Chloroflexota bacterium genome is shown below.
CAGCCCCCCGGCGCGTACACTGCCACTCACACCTATACCCTGGTACCATCATAGCTATTTCCCTGCCTCTTCTCCAGAGCACACCGCCAGGGGCAACACAGTATTGTGAACATCTGATGCTAGCATGATAGACCGCAGAAGGACGACTCTAGCGGTATTTCTATTGTTGTTTCTTCACCTTTATCTCCTTCCACCCTTCGCTTCGGCTCAAGGCGGAATCAAAGTATGGCCCATCAGAGTACAATTAGCCGTAGGCAGAGATGAGACAGTGATAAGAACCGTTAGCGTGGAGAACCAGAGTGATGCCACCGTCAGGATGCGTGTCTATGTCATGGATTTTCGTATCACCAAGGAAAACGACTTTGTCTTTCTTGAGCCAGGTGAAGAAAGCTACTCCTGTAGCAAGTGGCTAAGCCATGAAGAGACAGATTTCGAGCTTGCTCCTGGCGAAAACCGGGCGGTAGCAGTTACTATCAACGTACCTCGGGAGGTAGAACCAGGAGGACATTATGCTGCTCTTCTCTTCGAGACCGTTCAGCCTCAACTTGACCAAGGCTCTTCCGTCACCATCAGCAGCAGAATTGCATCGCTATTCTACCTTACTATTCCTGGCGTCACCGAGGCAGACGTTCTGGCCAAGGCTGAGATCGTCTCCCTCGGCTTCCCTGGCTGGGCAGTGGGAGGGCCAGTGAAAATAGCCGTGGTGGTGTGCAATACAGGCAATGTCCACCTGGATATTGCTACTAAGGCCTACCTCTACGGCCTGTGGGGCAGAAAACTTGAAGAACTCGATTTGGGTCAGACCGTTATTTTGCCCGGTAGTGAGCGAATCGTGGAAGGAAGCTGGGGAAAGACGCCTTTCTTCGATAGGGTAAAGGCCAATGTTGTAATTGGCTATTTCAATGAGCACGAAGAGCTGGTAAATGAAAGCAAGACCACAACATTGTGGGTCACTCCTTCAGGCGGGGTAATAGCAGCAATCGTCGTTCCCATTGCTTTGCTCCCTTTCCTGATATGGCTACTGATCAGAAGATACCGCCTGAGGGCAGAGCACAACTAGATAACCAGTCGTATACGAGTTGCTTATCCCAACCAGTGGTGCTGTTGCGGTTACCAAGTGATTCCAGAAGTCTCTGGCGGCGGTATTTGAGAATTGCCCACACACCAGAATTGTCTTCGGTACGCTGAGATGGTAAATTGGTTCGGTAGCGCTTGGTTTGCAGGCTTGCTAGGCACATGAGCAGCCTGTGGATCGGGGGTGAGGAATGGCCAAATACGAACTGCTAATTGTTGGGGGTGGTCCGGCTGGCCTAACCGCAGGCCTGTATGCCTCGCGCAGCGGCCTCAAGAGCCTGCTGGTAGAGCGGGGCCTCTTCGGAGGTCAGATGGTCAACGCCACGCTGGTGGAGAATTATCCTGGCTTTCCCGAAGGTATCTCTGGCTTCGATCTGGGATCTTTCATGCATCAACAAGCTCTACGGCAGGGGCTGGAGATCGCAGCGGCTGAAGTCACCCAACTCTTGCCCGGGCAACCTCACCGTGTTCTTACCAGCGAAGATAGCTTCGAGGCTGAGGCAATCATCATCGCTACTGGCTCCGAGTACCGCAAGTTGGGTGTTCCTGGTGAAGAGAAGCTACTGGGTAAGGGAGTATCATACTGCGCTACCTGCGATGGACCTCTCTTTCGTGATCAGGAGGTAGCTGTTATTGGTGGTGGCGATACAGCCATCACTGACGCTCTCGAACTCGCGCAGCACTGTCGGAAGGTACATCTGATACATAGGCGGGATGAACTTCGAGCGGGAGAA
Proteins encoded:
- the trxB gene encoding thioredoxin-disulfide reductase encodes the protein MAKYELLIVGGGPAGLTAGLYASRSGLKSLLVERGLFGGQMVNATLVENYPGFPEGISGFDLGSFMHQQALRQGLEIAAAEVTQLLPGQPHRVLTSEDSFEAEAIIIATGSEYRKLGVPGEEKLLGKGVSYCATCDGPLFRDQEVAVIGGGDTAITDALELAQHCRKVHLIHRRDELRAGEVLQRRASAQPKLEFVWNTVVDEILGEDKVKGLRLRNVKTNQPSSLMVNGVFVAVGLKPNSQLLANLMELSETGHVITDALMATSTNGIFAAGDVRQNSPRQIATAVGDGATAAMSAFRYLRG